A stretch of Bordetella petrii DNA encodes these proteins:
- a CDS encoding NAD(P)/FAD-dependent oxidoreductase translates to MASEYIDTFYKRTLGAAQTRYGALAGPASTDICIVGGGLAGLTAALELARRGRQVTLLEACRVGWGASGRNGGSVSPAFSAGADLIRRRVGQAGYEGLYRLSIEGVDIIRDNIRDLGIADARKVDGRLRVLRYDDAASLRAYCDEQRRFGRQVRLLQRDEVRELLRSDAYFQGVYDPDSFHFHPLNYALALARECARLGVRIHEDSPVRSASLAGAAKRLTTPEGSVEAQTVVFCTGGYTDGLVPALRRAMLPIATYIMLTEPLGERVREAIRTDAAIGDTRRAGNYYRVVEGGRISWGSHITTRIDDPPDLAESLRAELLSVYPQLAGVRVEVAWSGRMAYARHLMPQIGQLQPGAWYCTAFGGHGMNTTAIGGRVVAEGICGDSERYRQFAPFGLDWNGGPLGTAAVQLTYWSYQARDRLRERRSRA, encoded by the coding sequence ATGGCTTCCGAGTACATCGACACGTTTTACAAGCGCACGCTGGGCGCTGCGCAAACCCGCTACGGCGCGCTGGCCGGACCCGCCAGCACCGACATCTGCATCGTCGGCGGCGGGCTGGCCGGGCTGACGGCCGCGCTGGAACTGGCCCGCCGCGGCCGCCAGGTCACCCTGCTGGAAGCGTGCCGGGTGGGGTGGGGCGCTTCCGGCCGCAACGGCGGCTCGGTGTCGCCGGCCTTCTCGGCCGGCGCCGACCTGATCCGCCGGCGCGTGGGGCAGGCGGGCTACGAGGGCCTGTACCGCCTGTCCATCGAAGGCGTGGATATCATCCGCGACAACATCCGCGACCTGGGCATCGCGGATGCGCGCAAAGTCGACGGCCGCCTGCGCGTACTGCGCTACGACGACGCAGCTTCGCTGCGCGCCTATTGCGACGAACAGCGCCGGTTCGGCCGGCAGGTCCGGCTGCTGCAGCGCGACGAGGTGCGCGAACTGCTGCGTTCCGACGCGTACTTCCAGGGCGTGTACGATCCGGACTCGTTCCATTTCCACCCGCTTAACTACGCCCTGGCGCTGGCGCGCGAATGCGCGCGGCTGGGGGTGCGCATCCATGAAGATTCGCCGGTGCGTTCGGCCAGCCTGGCCGGCGCGGCGAAGCGCCTGACCACCCCGGAGGGCTCGGTCGAGGCGCAGACCGTGGTTTTCTGCACCGGGGGCTATACCGACGGCCTGGTGCCCGCATTGCGCCGCGCCATGCTGCCCATCGCCACCTACATCATGCTGACCGAGCCGCTGGGCGAGCGCGTGCGCGAGGCCATCCGCACCGACGCCGCCATTGGCGACACGCGCCGGGCCGGCAACTATTACCGCGTGGTCGAGGGCGGGCGCATCAGCTGGGGCAGCCACATCACCACCCGCATCGACGACCCGCCCGACCTGGCCGAGTCGCTGCGCGCCGAATTGCTGTCGGTGTATCCGCAACTGGCCGGGGTGCGGGTCGAGGTGGCCTGGTCGGGCCGCATGGCTTACGCCCGCCATCTGATGCCGCAGATCGGCCAGCTGCAGCCCGGGGCGTGGTACTGCACCGCGTTCGGCGGCCATGGCATGAACACCACAGCCATCGGCGGCCGCGTGGTGGCCGAAGGCATATGCGGCGACAGCGAGCGCTATCGCCAGTTCGCGCCCTTCGGGCTGGACTGGAACGGCGGCCCGCTGGGCACCGCCGCCGTGCAGCTGACCTACTGGTCGTACCAGGCGCGCGACCGGCTGCGCGAGCGCCGTTCGCGTGCGTGA
- a CDS encoding LysR substrate-binding domain-containing protein has product MDLKRLEYFLSVAEHGSFSRAASVIGVAQPALGRQVQRLEEACGTRLFYRHGRGVSLTREGEVYAQRIRPLLQQLGAAAADLAAGTTPLAGVVTVGLTPTVMSLIGLPLLQRMRAIAPGVKVNFLTGYSGYVHEWLVDGRLDVAILHDARRSRHIAVDYLASARLFLVSHPQRAREAGILGRASVPVSRLAALPLALPSRTHGLRRTLEAAATRARRVLEPDYELDTLALMKDVVLAGVAHTVLAMPAVAAEARAGAVVTAPLSPRLETRLMVATSLNQPLTQAGRAVLGEIRPVLVEAIRCSELPLHIQVG; this is encoded by the coding sequence GTGGACCTGAAGCGCCTGGAATACTTTTTGTCGGTGGCCGAGCACGGCAGCTTTTCGCGCGCCGCCAGTGTCATCGGCGTGGCGCAGCCGGCGCTGGGCCGCCAGGTGCAGCGCCTGGAAGAAGCCTGCGGCACGCGGTTGTTCTATCGGCACGGGCGCGGCGTCTCGCTGACCCGCGAAGGCGAGGTCTATGCGCAGCGTATCCGGCCGCTGCTGCAGCAGCTGGGCGCCGCGGCGGCCGACCTGGCGGCCGGCACCACGCCGCTGGCCGGCGTGGTCACGGTGGGGCTCACGCCCACTGTGATGTCGCTGATCGGCCTGCCGCTGCTGCAGCGCATGCGCGCCATTGCGCCGGGCGTGAAGGTCAACTTTCTTACCGGCTACAGCGGCTACGTGCACGAATGGCTGGTCGACGGCCGGCTGGATGTGGCCATTCTGCACGACGCCCGCCGTTCGCGGCACATCGCCGTCGATTACCTGGCCAGCGCGCGGCTGTTTCTGGTGTCGCACCCCCAGCGCGCGCGCGAAGCCGGCATCCTGGGCCGCGCCAGCGTGCCGGTCAGCCGCCTGGCCGCGCTGCCGCTGGCCCTGCCGAGCCGCACGCACGGATTGCGGCGTACCCTGGAAGCCGCCGCCACGCGCGCGCGGCGAGTACTCGAACCCGACTACGAGCTCGACACCCTGGCGCTGATGAAGGACGTGGTGCTGGCCGGCGTGGCCCATACCGTGCTGGCCATGCCGGCGGTGGCCGCCGAGGCTCGCGCCGGCGCGGTGGTCACCGCGCCCTTGTCGCCGCGCCTGGAAACCCGCCTGATGGTGGCCACCTCGCTCAACCAGCCCCTGACCCAGGCCGGCCGCGCCGTGCTGGGCGAGATCCGCCCGGTGCTGGTAGAGGCCATCCGCTGCAGCGAGCTGCCCCTGCATATCCAGGTCGGCTGA
- the amaB gene encoding L-piperidine-6-carboxylate dehydrogenase, translating to MNTPQDILRALGLGEAALRGGTLAAHSPIDGARLAQVAEHSVAQAHAAITRARQASQAWRLVPAPRRGELVRLFGDTLRRHKQELGRLVSLEAGKILAEGEGEVQEMIDICDFALGLSRQLYGLTIASERPGHRMMETWHPLGVVGVISAFNFPVAVWSWNTALALVCGNAVVWKPSEKTPLTALACQALFAQAVQQFGDAPAGLLEVLIGGRQVGEVLVDSHDVALVSATGSTRMGRQVGPRVAQRFGRVLLELGGNNAIIVAPSADLDMAARGIVFGAIGTAGQRCTSTRRLIVHESAADDLLARLRTAYASASIGNPLDSATLVGPLIDRAAFDAMQQALQAAREQGGSVTGGERVLQDQYPDAWYVRPAIVEMPGQTDVVCHETFAPILYVMRYGDFEQALAMHNGVPQGLSSAIFTNDLREAETFLSAAGSDCGIANVNIGTSGAEIGGAFGGEKETGGGRESGSDAWKNYMRRATNTINYSRELPLAQGIKFGQ from the coding sequence ATGAATACCCCCCAAGACATTCTGCGCGCCCTGGGCCTGGGCGAGGCCGCCCTGCGGGGCGGCACGCTGGCGGCGCACAGCCCCATCGACGGCGCGCGGCTGGCCCAGGTGGCCGAACACAGCGTGGCGCAGGCGCATGCGGCGATCACCCGCGCGCGCCAGGCCAGCCAGGCCTGGCGGCTGGTGCCGGCGCCGCGCCGCGGCGAGCTGGTGCGGCTGTTCGGCGATACGCTGCGGCGCCACAAGCAGGAGCTGGGGCGGCTGGTGTCGCTCGAGGCGGGCAAGATCCTGGCCGAAGGCGAAGGCGAAGTGCAGGAAATGATCGACATCTGCGATTTCGCGCTGGGCCTGTCGCGCCAGCTGTACGGCCTGACCATCGCCTCCGAGCGCCCTGGCCACCGCATGATGGAAACCTGGCACCCGCTGGGCGTGGTCGGCGTCATCAGCGCATTCAATTTCCCGGTTGCGGTGTGGTCGTGGAACACCGCGCTGGCCCTGGTGTGCGGCAACGCCGTGGTCTGGAAGCCGTCCGAGAAAACCCCCCTGACGGCGCTGGCCTGCCAGGCGTTGTTCGCACAGGCCGTGCAGCAGTTCGGCGATGCGCCGGCCGGCCTGCTGGAAGTGCTGATCGGCGGCCGGCAGGTGGGCGAGGTGCTGGTCGATTCGCACGACGTGGCGCTGGTGTCGGCCACCGGCTCGACCCGCATGGGCCGGCAGGTGGGGCCGCGGGTCGCGCAGCGCTTCGGCCGCGTACTGCTGGAACTGGGCGGCAACAACGCCATCATCGTGGCGCCCAGCGCCGACCTGGACATGGCGGCGCGCGGCATCGTGTTCGGCGCCATCGGCACGGCCGGCCAGCGCTGCACCAGCACGCGCCGGCTGATCGTGCACGAAAGCGCGGCCGACGACCTGCTGGCGCGCCTGCGCACCGCCTACGCCAGCGCAAGCATCGGCAATCCGCTGGACAGCGCCACCCTGGTGGGCCCGCTGATCGACCGCGCCGCCTTCGATGCCATGCAGCAGGCCCTGCAGGCCGCGCGCGAACAGGGCGGCAGCGTCACCGGCGGCGAACGCGTGTTGCAGGACCAGTACCCCGACGCCTGGTATGTGCGTCCCGCCATTGTCGAAATGCCGGGCCAGACCGACGTGGTATGCCACGAAACCTTCGCGCCCATTCTGTATGTGATGCGCTACGGCGATTTTGAGCAGGCCCTGGCCATGCACAACGGCGTGCCGCAGGGGCTGTCGTCGGCAATATTCACCAACGACCTGCGCGAAGCCGAAACCTTCCTGTCGGCGGCGGGCTCGGACTGCGGCATCGCCAACGTCAACATCGGCACCTCGGGCGCCGAGATCGGCGGCGCGTTCGGCGGCGAAAAAGAAACCGGCGGCGGCCGCGAATCGGGTTCGGATGCCTGGAAGAACTACATGCGGCGCGCCACCAACACCATCAACTACTCGCGCGAACTGCCGCTGGCCCAGGGCATCAAGTTCGGGCAATGA
- a CDS encoding amino acid ABC transporter permease has product MNWLIDYYNWRIVGQYAGQFADGLANTLVAAGVSLVCSVALGVLVALARMARRAPVWRLAAGYIQFIRATPLLVQIYLVYYALPYFIPAAKSWSELILGIVAMTLHHTAYMSEIVRVGIQSVPRGQIEGAKAVGMGFRQRLRYVVLPQAFANTLPPLLGQTAVLIKDTSLLSLIAVFELVAAGVLMNSERIVPNESFLTIAAGYLLIYACMLGLSRLVGLWLAGPAWNAR; this is encoded by the coding sequence ATGAATTGGCTGATCGACTACTACAACTGGCGCATCGTCGGCCAGTACGCGGGCCAGTTCGCCGACGGGCTGGCCAACACGCTGGTGGCCGCCGGGGTCAGCCTGGTGTGCTCGGTGGCGCTGGGCGTGCTGGTGGCGCTGGCGCGCATGGCGCGCCGGGCGCCGGTGTGGCGGCTGGCGGCGGGGTACATCCAGTTCATCCGCGCCACGCCCCTGCTGGTGCAGATCTACCTGGTGTACTACGCGCTGCCGTATTTCATTCCGGCGGCCAAGTCCTGGAGCGAGCTGATCCTGGGCATCGTCGCGATGACGCTGCACCATACGGCGTACATGAGCGAGATCGTGCGCGTGGGCATCCAGTCGGTGCCGCGTGGCCAGATCGAGGGCGCCAAGGCGGTCGGCATGGGTTTCCGGCAGCGCCTGCGCTACGTGGTGCTGCCGCAGGCATTCGCCAACACCTTGCCGCCGCTGCTGGGCCAGACGGCGGTGCTGATCAAGGACACATCGCTGTTGTCGCTGATCGCCGTATTCGAGCTGGTGGCCGCGGGCGTGCTGATGAACAGCGAGCGCATCGTGCCCAATGAAAGCTTCCTGACCATCGCGGCCGGGTACTTGCTGATCTACGCCTGCATGCTGGGCCTGTCGCGCCTGGTAGGCCTGTGGCTGGCGGGGCCGGCCTGGAACGCGAGGTAG
- a CDS encoding ABC transporter substrate-binding protein has protein sequence MQKIKQWLGVAALALTAACVTTAARADALSDILKRGEFRVAVQTSGPLMSFMDKSGKRTGLAVELARRMADDLGVKLVLQDYEWKGLIPALLSGKADMVAADMTPTPQRAAQILFSAPMFYAETVAVVPKDSPYKSYTDLNKGDVTIGALGASTYAEVARKMLPEAKLKEFSGGSAPVGQAISSGRLDAGIMSLSTANQFLADFGNLRVLDGIMVREPLAFAVAPDAYRLKFWLDNWRELRTADNSLPEAVKYWYSTDWKKEH, from the coding sequence ATGCAGAAAATCAAACAATGGCTGGGCGTCGCAGCGCTGGCCCTGACGGCTGCCTGCGTCACCACGGCCGCCCGCGCGGATGCGCTGTCGGACATCCTCAAGCGCGGCGAATTCCGCGTGGCCGTGCAGACCTCGGGCCCGCTGATGAGCTTCATGGACAAGTCGGGCAAGCGCACCGGGCTGGCTGTGGAACTGGCGCGTCGCATGGCCGACGACCTGGGCGTGAAACTGGTGCTGCAGGACTACGAATGGAAAGGCCTGATCCCGGCGCTGCTGTCCGGCAAGGCCGACATGGTGGCCGCCGACATGACGCCCACGCCGCAGCGGGCCGCCCAGATCCTGTTCTCGGCCCCCATGTTCTACGCCGAGACCGTGGCCGTGGTGCCCAAGGACTCGCCCTATAAAAGCTACACCGACCTGAACAAGGGCGACGTCACCATCGGCGCGCTGGGCGCCAGCACCTACGCCGAGGTCGCGCGCAAGATGCTGCCCGAGGCCAAGCTGAAAGAGTTTTCGGGCGGCAGCGCCCCGGTCGGCCAGGCGATCTCCAGCGGCCGGCTCGACGCCGGCATCATGTCGCTGAGCACGGCCAACCAGTTCCTGGCCGATTTCGGCAACCTGCGCGTGCTCGACGGCATCATGGTGCGCGAGCCGCTGGCCTTCGCGGTGGCCCCCGACGCCTATCGCCTGAAATTCTGGCTGGACAACTGGCGCGAGCTGCGCACGGCCGACAATTCGCTGCCCGAAGCCGTCAAGTACTGGTATTCCACCGATTGGAAGAAAGAGCATTGA
- a CDS encoding Bug family tripartite tricarboxylate transporter substrate binding protein, with translation MNRLARAALSLCFCLGTAAHAAGFPDRPITLVVPVAAGGTMDIAGRVLGQHLKDVLGQTVVVENRPGGSGNIAYTQVARAEPDGYTVLFSYEGFHTGSPALSTNQGWDPVKSFTPIGEVFRGPHVILVPKNAPAQTLGELIAQAKAQPGKLNYASSGVGSIQHLGAEQFKQLTGTDIMHVPYNGAAPAMKDLIAGRVQLFITTPPSAIGHLKAGTIRALAITSKKRHPMLPDVPTTAEAGLPEFTLEAWFSLFGPAGMPDAVRDKLSQALQTVVQSPGFAAQINELGAYASYQPPAELARIVQDGLAHWSAVVKAAGVAAN, from the coding sequence ATGAACCGCCTGGCCCGCGCAGCCTTGTCGCTTTGTTTTTGCCTGGGAACCGCGGCGCACGCCGCCGGTTTTCCCGACCGGCCCATTACGCTGGTCGTGCCGGTAGCGGCCGGCGGCACCATGGACATCGCCGGCCGCGTGCTGGGCCAGCACCTGAAAGACGTGCTGGGGCAGACGGTGGTGGTAGAAAACCGGCCCGGCGGCAGCGGCAATATCGCCTACACCCAGGTGGCGCGGGCCGAGCCCGACGGCTACACGGTGCTGTTCTCGTACGAAGGTTTCCATACCGGCAGCCCGGCGCTGTCCACCAACCAGGGCTGGGATCCGGTCAAGAGCTTCACGCCCATCGGCGAAGTGTTCCGCGGCCCGCATGTCATCCTGGTGCCGAAGAACGCGCCGGCGCAGACCCTGGGCGAACTGATCGCTCAGGCCAAGGCGCAGCCAGGCAAGCTCAACTACGCCTCGTCGGGCGTGGGCTCCATCCAGCACCTGGGCGCGGAACAGTTCAAGCAGCTGACGGGCACCGACATCATGCACGTGCCGTACAACGGCGCGGCGCCCGCCATGAAAGACCTGATCGCCGGCCGGGTGCAGCTGTTCATTACCACGCCGCCCAGCGCCATCGGCCACCTGAAGGCCGGCACCATCCGCGCCCTTGCCATCACCAGCAAAAAGCGCCATCCCATGCTGCCCGACGTGCCCACCACCGCCGAGGCCGGACTGCCGGAATTCACGCTCGAGGCCTGGTTCTCGCTGTTCGGCCCGGCCGGCATGCCCGACGCGGTGCGCGACAAGCTGTCACAGGCGCTGCAGACGGTGGTGCAGTCGCCCGGGTTCGCCGCGCAGATCAATGAACTGGGCGCCTATGCCAGCTACCAGCCGCCCGCCGAACTGGCGCGCATCGTGCAGGACGGGCTGGCGCACTGGTCGGCGGTCGTGAAAGCCGCCGGCGTGGCGGCCAACTGA
- a CDS encoding phospholipase A: MFSHTAPLPSPLRALLLAALLGAAMPAAAGITYQLERPAAAPGETVQIQAVYFNDGDAGTQWQPPNQLVVQWRGADGAIVRSLATLASPQAALNIPVNNFARVAWSTVVPQQARGLQALSIEGEPTMMALDVTGRESGTLASTPAQGPVIDARTGQPVPVAEVEATGAALNAGPAPTDAAQAQWQAKPTAFDAFRGALSEYQPIYFDVGTRGGTTARFQISAKYRLFNPPGGRKPTFGENFYVGYTQTSLWDLEGDSMPFIDTTFNPSVFWLSDNMWTSPSQNWRLGLNTGVEHMSNGKSGDDSRSLNDAYVQPAINYRFDSGSTLTFAPKVRAYFAVEDENTDYADYAGYVDWNLRWAQDDGAVISAMYRQGASRHRTTQLDFAWPLRRTWLNMNGYLHLQYFNGYGETLLGYNQRNESQFRIGLSLVP; the protein is encoded by the coding sequence ATGTTTTCGCATACCGCCCCCCTGCCTTCCCCGTTGCGCGCCCTGCTGCTGGCCGCGCTGCTGGGCGCCGCCATGCCGGCCGCCGCCGGCATTACTTACCAGCTGGAACGGCCCGCCGCCGCGCCGGGCGAAACCGTACAGATACAGGCGGTGTATTTCAACGACGGCGACGCGGGCACGCAGTGGCAGCCGCCCAACCAGCTGGTGGTGCAATGGCGCGGCGCCGACGGCGCCATCGTCCGCAGCCTGGCCACGCTGGCCAGCCCGCAGGCCGCCCTGAACATCCCGGTGAACAATTTTGCCCGGGTCGCGTGGAGCACCGTGGTGCCGCAACAGGCACGCGGGCTGCAGGCGCTGTCCATCGAAGGCGAACCCACCATGATGGCGCTGGACGTCACCGGCCGTGAAAGCGGCACCCTGGCCAGCACGCCGGCGCAGGGCCCCGTGATCGACGCCCGCACCGGCCAGCCGGTGCCCGTGGCGGAAGTCGAGGCCACCGGCGCCGCGCTCAACGCCGGCCCTGCCCCCACCGATGCCGCCCAGGCGCAATGGCAGGCCAAACCCACGGCCTTCGATGCATTCCGCGGCGCACTGTCCGAATACCAGCCCATTTATTTCGACGTGGGCACGCGCGGCGGCACGACCGCGCGCTTCCAGATCAGCGCCAAGTACCGGCTGTTCAACCCGCCGGGCGGCCGCAAACCCACCTTCGGCGAAAATTTCTACGTGGGCTACACCCAGACCTCGCTGTGGGACCTGGAGGGCGATTCGATGCCGTTCATCGACACCACCTTCAATCCCAGCGTGTTCTGGCTGTCCGACAACATGTGGACCTCGCCCAGCCAGAACTGGCGCCTGGGCCTGAATACCGGGGTCGAGCACATGTCCAACGGCAAGAGCGGCGATGATTCGCGCTCGCTGAACGATGCCTACGTGCAGCCGGCCATCAACTACCGTTTCGACAGCGGCAGCACGCTGACATTCGCCCCCAAGGTCCGGGCCTATTTCGCCGTGGAAGACGAAAACACCGACTACGCCGACTATGCCGGGTATGTGGACTGGAACCTGCGCTGGGCGCAGGACGACGGCGCGGTGATCTCGGCCATGTACCGGCAGGGCGCCAGCCGCCACCGCACCACGCAGCTGGATTTCGCCTGGCCGCTGCGGCGCACCTGGCTGAACATGAACGGCTACCTGCACCTGCAGTACTTCAACGGCTACGGCGAGACCCTGCTGGGCTACAACCAGCGCAACGAATCGCAGTTCCGCATCGGCCTGTCGCTGGTGCCCTGA
- a CDS encoding amino acid ABC transporter ATP-binding protein codes for MPDPLVVVEAVHKTFHREGQPPHAALTDIHCRIERGEVLVVVGPSGSGKSTLLRTLNGLESIDAGDIRIDGVSIGDSATDLNLWRTEVGMVFQHFNLFQHRTALDNVALPQRVVRKRNRAEAERYAHALLERVGMADFGARYPSQLSGGQQQRVAIARALAMDPKLMLFDEATSALDPETVGGILDLMRELAGDGMTMAVVTHEMGFARDVADRALFMDGGRIIEEGSPDTLFRHPSHARTQAFLEKIL; via the coding sequence ATGCCGGATCCTTTGGTCGTTGTCGAAGCGGTACACAAGACCTTCCACCGCGAAGGCCAGCCGCCGCATGCGGCCCTTACCGACATCCATTGCCGCATCGAACGCGGCGAAGTGCTGGTGGTAGTGGGGCCGTCGGGCTCGGGCAAGAGCACGCTGCTGCGCACCCTGAACGGCCTGGAGTCCATCGACGCCGGCGACATACGCATCGATGGCGTGTCGATCGGCGATTCCGCCACTGACCTGAACCTCTGGCGCACCGAGGTCGGCATGGTGTTCCAGCATTTCAACCTGTTCCAGCACCGCACCGCGCTCGACAACGTGGCGTTGCCGCAGCGCGTGGTGCGCAAGCGCAATCGCGCCGAAGCCGAGCGCTATGCCCACGCCCTGCTCGAGCGCGTCGGCATGGCCGATTTCGGCGCCCGCTATCCCAGCCAGTTGTCTGGCGGCCAGCAGCAGCGCGTGGCCATTGCCCGCGCGCTGGCCATGGATCCGAAGCTGATGCTGTTCGACGAAGCCACGTCGGCGCTCGATCCGGAAACCGTGGGCGGCATCCTGGACCTGATGCGCGAGCTGGCGGGCGACGGCATGACCATGGCGGTGGTCACCCATGAAATGGGCTTCGCGCGCGACGTGGCCGACCGCGCCCTGTTCATGGACGGCGGACGCATCATCGAAGAAGGCAGCCCCGACACGCTGTTCCGGCACCCCAGCCACGCGCGCACGCAGGCCTTCCTGGAAAAGATTCTGTAG
- a CDS encoding amino acid ABC transporter permease, translating to MLNEYWSTAVTVMPFLLKGFLETLKISFLAIIAGSTLGFLIGVIRSYRIRVVHQLLGLYIHMLRGTPFLVQLYVFYFVLPSSGMAWLEWDSDTAAFVSLSVYTSSYVAEIVMNAILAVPRGQVEGAMTLGLRPLQALRLVVLPQAMRLIVQPMSGVYVMLIKSTAILSVVGITELTRQGEVFMITYPSKSLFIYALIALIYFIYCYPLLRLANWVEKRVAGSLAPASLA from the coding sequence ATGCTGAACGAATACTGGTCCACCGCGGTGACCGTCATGCCCTTTCTGCTGAAAGGTTTTCTGGAAACGCTGAAGATCTCGTTCCTGGCCATTATCGCGGGCTCGACGCTGGGCTTCCTGATCGGCGTGATACGCAGCTACCGCATCCGCGTGGTGCACCAGCTGCTGGGGCTGTACATCCACATGCTGCGCGGCACGCCGTTCCTGGTGCAGCTGTACGTGTTCTATTTCGTGCTGCCCAGCAGCGGCATGGCCTGGCTGGAATGGGATTCGGACACGGCGGCCTTCGTGTCGCTGTCGGTGTATACGTCCAGCTACGTGGCCGAGATCGTCATGAACGCCATCCTGGCTGTGCCGCGCGGCCAGGTCGAGGGCGCCATGACGCTGGGGCTGCGGCCGCTGCAGGCCCTGCGGCTGGTGGTGCTGCCCCAGGCCATGCGCCTGATCGTGCAGCCCATGAGCGGCGTATACGTCATGCTGATCAAGAGCACCGCCATTCTGTCGGTGGTGGGCATTACCGAACTGACGCGCCAGGGAGAGGTGTTCATGATCACCTATCCCAGCAAGTCGCTGTTCATCTATGCCCTGATCGCGCTCATCTATTTCATATACTGCTATCCCTTGTTGCGCCTGGCCAACTGGGTTGAAAAACGCGTCGCCGGATCGCTGGCGCCGGCGTCCCTGGCCTAG
- a CDS encoding helix-turn-helix domain-containing protein yields the protein MPTTKQSALAQRLRDLRRARDWTLKQAAQATGVAASTLSKIENGLLSPTYDNLLKIAAGLELDVAELFMPPQDHMGTGRRSINQLGEGRSYETPYYDHRLLCNALSHKRMMPFYTRVKARSFGEFHDWSRHRGEEFVYVLSGEIELHTEFYQPARLAAGESFYIDSRMGHRVISLSQDDAMVLWVSTAAELEEQ from the coding sequence ATGCCCACCACCAAGCAGAGCGCGCTGGCGCAACGGCTGCGCGACCTGCGCAGGGCGCGCGACTGGACCCTGAAACAGGCCGCCCAGGCCACCGGCGTGGCGGCGTCCACCCTGTCCAAGATCGAGAACGGGCTGCTGTCGCCCACCTATGACAACCTGCTGAAGATCGCCGCCGGCCTGGAACTGGACGTGGCCGAGCTGTTCATGCCGCCGCAGGACCACATGGGCACCGGCCGCCGCTCGATCAACCAGCTGGGCGAGGGCCGCTCGTACGAAACCCCGTACTACGACCACCGGCTGCTGTGCAATGCGTTGTCGCACAAGCGCATGATGCCGTTCTACACGCGGGTCAAGGCCCGTTCATTCGGCGAGTTCCACGACTGGAGCCGCCACCGGGGCGAAGAATTCGTCTACGTGCTCAGCGGCGAAATCGAGCTGCACACCGAGTTCTACCAGCCCGCCCGCCTGGCGGCCGGCGAAAGCTTCTATATCGACAGCCGCATGGGCCACCGGGTCATCAGCCTGAGCCAGGACGACGCCATGGTCCTGTGGGTGTCGACGGCGGCCGAACTCGAAGAGCAGTAA